A stretch of Prunus dulcis chromosome 6, ALMONDv2, whole genome shotgun sequence DNA encodes these proteins:
- the LOC117630684 gene encoding telomere repeat-binding protein 5-like, producing the protein MVLQRRLDYGFNGYQVPEVPRASRSARGRGPIKKKLEANQIRAFEILASVAGKLLQESEHPLPTNDSCGKDVHFIFDDTTKSKQEKGNFSKEDPCERGSCDEQTLLCVGRMQECQQSYTLNGVSHSQENFSYEINRASKSFDHSESIYSNKVFSDSPLSGDSVEEKPRGVLKRKLETGPSKDTSIKDERIQILGNSEDIMKVEGMPSELVSCGHDVKTSFSGDCKNHDPLLCHCANIKVDSKDDDENCVRYAQPLSVVKEFEQPPDAGDEKINNLAASRHWGVAPERRIGGYSRNDGKIRQVYRHGRNCYTHQRSQKIYPFKKRKFFNRMPLATPDRGFNCESIFNSPDKRVNSDNYCAEIGPSSSTTGGQVPLKSSDCNVKLSIKSFKVPDLFIEIPATATVGSLKRTVMEAVTSILGDGLHVGILVRGKKVRDDNKTLLQTGISQDEKSRNLGFMLEPKRAKLTYSPRSKDPSLPSGRSRELTRHCASLVSQPGTSNVSPNPPVINFGGCVKRDLNALPSLPSTSIEKTPQASQALAAVPPISMNALAVVPFHRKSGHPEYVQRRIRRPFSVPEVEALVQAVEKLGTGRWRDVKLRAFDGAKHRTYVDLKDKWKTLVHTARISPQQRRGEPVPQELLDRVLAAHACWSQRRAKQQVKAAV; encoded by the exons ATGGTATTGCAGCGGAGGTTGGACTATGGCTTCAATGGCTACCAGGTGCCTGAGGTTCCTCGAGCTTCTAGATCAGCCAGG GGAAGGGGACCTATCAAGAAGAAACTAGAGGCCAATCAAATTCGTGCTTTTGAGATTTTGGCCAGTGTAGCTGGTAAGTTATTGCAGGAGAGCGAACATCCTCTGCCAACAAATGATTCTTGTGGAAAGGATGTGCATTTCATTTTTGATGATACCACTAAGAGCAAACAGGAGAAAGGAAACTTCTCAAAGGAAGACCCATGTGAGCGTGGAAGCTGTGATGAGCAAACCCTTTTATGTGTGGGCAGGATGCAAGAGTGCCAACAAAGTTATACATTGAATGGGGTTTCACATTCTCAGGAAAATTTTAGTTATGAGATCAACCGAGCATCAAAAAGTTTTGATCATTCAGAGAGTATATATTCTAACAAAGTATTCAGTGACTCTCCCTTATCTGGAGATTCTGTTGAAGAGAAGCCACGGGGTGTACTCAAGAGGAAGCTAGAGACTGGACCATCAAAGGATACGAGCATAAAGGATGAAAGAATCCAGATTTTAGGCAATTCTGAGGATATAATGAAAGTGGAAGGGATGCCTTCTGAACTGGTCAGTTGTGGGCATGATGTAAAGACTTCCTTTTCAGGGGACTGCAAAAATCATGATCCTTTACTCTGCCATTGTGCTAATATTAAAGTAGATAGTAAAGATGATGACGAAAACTGTGTTAGGTATGCCCAACCCCTCAGCGTGGTAAAAGAATTTGAGCAGCCACCAGACGCCGGTgatgagaaaataaataatcttGCTGCGTCCAGGCACTGGGGAGTAGCTCCTGAGAGGAGGATTGGGGGTTATTCTAGAAATG ATGGGAAGATCAGGCAAGTTTACCGCCACGGGAGAAATTGTTATACACATCAAAGATCACAGAAGATTTAtccttttaaaaagagaaagttcTTTAATCGGATGCCACTTGCTACACCTGATAGAGGGTTTAACTGTGAAAGCATATTTAATTCTCCTGATAAGAGAGTAAATAGTGACAACTACTGCGCAG AAATTGGACCATCATCCTCAACAACAGGTGGGCAAGTACCACTCAAGTCCAGTGATTGCAATG TGAAGCTTAGTATTAAATCCTTCAAGGTTCCTGATCTCTTTATTGAAATTCCTGCAACTGCAACTGTTGGTTCATTGAAG AGGACAGTAATGGAGGCAGTAACATCCATACTTGGAGATGGATTACATGTTGGCATCCTGGTCCGGGGAAAAAAGGTCAGAGATGACAACAAAACTCTACTTCAGACTGGGATTTCTCAGGATGAGAAGAGTCGTAATTTGGGCTTTATGTTGGAGCCAAAACGTGCAAAGCTTACATATTCTCCACGCAGCAAAGATCCTTCTTTGCCATCTGGCAGATCTCGGGAGTTAACCAG GCATTGTGCATCTTTGGTGTCACAACCGGGGACTTCAAATGTCTCCCCAAATCCTCCAGTAATTAATTTTGGTGGTTGTGTTAAAAGAGACCTCAACGCACTTCCCTCTCTTCCCAGTACCTCTATTGAAAAAACCCCACAAGCATCCCAAGCTCTGGCTGCAGTTCCACCAATTAGCATGAATGCATTGGCTGTGGTTCCTTTTCATCGGAAATCTGGGCATCCAGAGTATGTACAGCGCCGGATCAGGAGACCTTTCTCTGTTCCAGAAGTAGAAGCATTGGTTCAAGCTGTTGAGAAACTCGGAACAGGAAG GTGGCGTGACGTTAAGTTGCGTGCTTTTGATGGTGCAAAACATCGAACTTATGTGGATTTGAAG GACAAGTGGAAAACATTGGTACACACAGCAAGAATCTCCCCCCAGCAAAGGAGGGGAGAGCCCGTTCCGCAGGAGCTTCTGGACAGGGTCCTAGCTGCCCATGCCTGCTGGTCTCAGCGGCGCGCCAAGCAACAGGTCAAAGCAGCAGTCTGA
- the LOC117631103 gene encoding scarecrow-like protein 9 isoform X1 gives MTMDRRLRAFSDSFNGVQLGNQVLPFLSHPNIVARSQFDSNTFLDNNYKEFNYPQPVLTPNNVSSYASVSPEDDSQEDCDFSDVVLKYINQMLMEEDMEDKTCMLQESLELQAAEKSFYEVLGKKYPPSPELHQDYAIQYGESPGDSFSGTGSNYITSTCNSGGYFGDNTLIQSPDGYLSQLKGLPAYSISQSRYGSSTRVSSLDGQVDSPSSFHMPDLNTESQSVWQFKKGVEEASRFLPGETKLVVNLEANGLSAQAPKVGTNGEVVKVEKKDEGEYSPSGSRGRKNLYREDDDVEESRSSKQAAVSTESTLRSELFDTVLLSSTGEGLERLESLREALQNGMSKSVAQNGQSKGSNGGKGRGKKQTGKKEVVDLRTLLISCAQAVAADDHRSANELLKKVRQHSSPFGDGTQRLAHCLADGLEARLAGTGSQICKALVSKRTSAADFLKAYHLYLAASPFKKISNFVSNKTIMNLAQNATRVHVIDFGILYGFQWPTLIQRISWRDGGPPRLRITGIEFPQPGFRPAERVEETGRRLAAYAEKFNVPFEYNAIAKNWDTIKLEELKIDRDEVLVVNFLYRGKNLLDESVAVDSPRNRVLDLIRRINPDLFIHGIVNGAFNAPFFVTRFREAMFHFSSLFDMLETVVPREDRERMLIETEIFGREALNVIACEGWERVERPETYKQWQVRNLRAGFVQLPLDRGLVKRAGEKVRSGYHKDFVIDEDSRWLLQGWKGRTVYALSTWKPA, from the coding sequence ATGACAATGGATCGTCGTCTTAGGGCTTTCTCTGATTCTTTCAATGGAGTCCAATTAGGGAACCAAGTTTTACCCTTTCTTTCACATCCGAACATCGTGGCCCGATCCCAATTCGATAGTAATACCTTCTTAGATAATAATTATAAGGAATTTAATTACCCTCAACCCGTTCTTACCCCAAATAATGTATCTTCATACGCAAGTGTGAGCCCTGAGGACGATTCTCAGGAAGATTGTGACTTTTCAGATGTAGTCTTGAAGTACATAAACCAGATGCTTATGGAAGAAGACATGGAGGACAAGACTTGCATGCTTCAAGAGTCTTTGGAACTTCAAGCGGCTGAGAAGTCATTCTATGAGGTCCTTGGAAAGAAATATCCCCCTTCTCCAGAACTACACCAGGATTATGCCATTCAATATGGTGAGAGCCCAGGGGATAGTTTTTCTGGAACTGGGAGCAACTATATCACGAGTACTTGTAACAGTGGTGGCTATTTCGGTGACAATACCTTGATTCAAAGTCCAGATGGATATTTGTCTCAGTTAAAGGGTCTTCCAGCTTATAGCATTTCCCAATCACGTTATGGCTCTTCAACTAGGGTCAGTAGCCTGGATGGGCAGGTGGACTCTCCTAGTAGTTTTCATATGCCAGATTTGAATACCGAGAGCCAATCTGTTTGGCAGTTCAAGAAGGGGGTTGAGGAGGCTAGTAGATTTCTTCCTGGTGAGACTAAGTTGGTTGTTAACCTGGAGGCAAATGGGCTGTCGGCTCAAGCGCCAAAGGTCGGGACCAATGGTGAAGTTGTCAAGGTGGAGAAAAAGGATGAAGGAGAATATTCTCCTAGTGGATCAAGGGGAAGGAAGAATCTGTATAGGGAGGATGACGATGTAGAGGAATCAAGGAGTAGCAAGCAAGCAGCTGTTTCTACTGAATCTACTCTGCGGTCGGAGCTGTTCGATACTGTATTGCTTTCTAGCACCGGGGAGGGTCTGGAGCGCTTGGAATCTCTTCGCGAGGCCTTGCAGAATGGAATGAGCAAAAGCGTGGCACAGAATGGGCAATCCAAAGGATCAAATGGAGGGAAAGGTCGCGGTAAGAAACAAACTGGTAAAAAGGAGGTGGTGGATTTGAGAACCCTCCTAATCAGTTGTGCACAAGCAGTTGCAGCTGATGATCATAGAAGCGCAAATGAACTGCTAAAAAAGGTCAGACAGCATTCTTCTCCTTTTGGAGATGGGACTCAGAGACTTGCTCATTGCCTTGCTGATGGCCTTGAGGCACGCTTGGCTGGTACTGGTAGCCAGATTTGTAAAGCCCTTGTTAGCAAAAGAACCTCTGCTGCTGATTTCTTGAAAGCTTACCATCTATACCTTGCTGCATCCCCATTTAAGAAGATATCTAATTTTGTTTCAAACAAGACAATAATGAATCTAGCACAAAATGCGACAAGGGTCCATGTCATAGATTTCGGTATCCTTTATGGTTTCCAATGGCCCACCCTTATTCAACGTATTTCCTGGAGGGATGGTGGACCTCCAAGGCTTCGGATTACTGGAATTGAATTTCCCCAACCAGGATTTCGGCCAGCTGAGCGAGTTGAGGAAACAGGACGTCGTTTGGCAGCTTATGCTGAGAAGTTCAACGTGCCATTTGAGTACAATGCTATTGCAAAGAACTGGGATACCATTAAACTTGAGGAACTCAAGATTGACAGGGATGAGGTTCTTGTTGTGAACTTTTTATATCGGGGCAAGAACTTGCTTGATGAAAGTGTGGCTGTGGACAGTCCAAGAAACAGGGTTCTTGATTTGATAAGGAGAATTAATCCAGACCTTTTCATCCATGGAATTGTTAACGGGGCGTTCAATGCCCCCTTCTTTGTTACCAGGTTCCGAGAGGcaatgtttcatttttcttcactGTTTGATATGCTTGAAACTGTTGTACCCCGAGAGGACCGGGAGAGGATGTTAATTGAGACAGAGATCTTTGGCAGGGAGGCATTAAATGTTATAGCTTGTGAAGGATGGGAGCGGGTGGAAAGGCCAGAAACATACAAACAATGGCAAGTCCGTAACTTGAGGGCTGGGTTTGTGCAACTACCTTTAGACCGAGGGCTTGTGAAGAGGGCAGGTGAGAAAGTGAGATCTGGTTACCACAAGGATTTTGTCATTGATGAAGATAGCCGCTGGCTGTTGCAGGGATGGAAGGGACGAACTGTCTATGCCCTTTCTACTTGGAAACCTGCTTAA
- the LOC117631103 gene encoding scarecrow-like protein 9 isoform X2 yields MLMEEDMEDKTCMLQESLELQAAEKSFYEVLGKKYPPSPELHQDYAIQYGESPGDSFSGTGSNYITSTCNSGGYFGDNTLIQSPDGYLSQLKGLPAYSISQSRYGSSTRVSSLDGQVDSPSSFHMPDLNTESQSVWQFKKGVEEASRFLPGETKLVVNLEANGLSAQAPKVGTNGEVVKVEKKDEGEYSPSGSRGRKNLYREDDDVEESRSSKQAAVSTESTLRSELFDTVLLSSTGEGLERLESLREALQNGMSKSVAQNGQSKGSNGGKGRGKKQTGKKEVVDLRTLLISCAQAVAADDHRSANELLKKVRQHSSPFGDGTQRLAHCLADGLEARLAGTGSQICKALVSKRTSAADFLKAYHLYLAASPFKKISNFVSNKTIMNLAQNATRVHVIDFGILYGFQWPTLIQRISWRDGGPPRLRITGIEFPQPGFRPAERVEETGRRLAAYAEKFNVPFEYNAIAKNWDTIKLEELKIDRDEVLVVNFLYRGKNLLDESVAVDSPRNRVLDLIRRINPDLFIHGIVNGAFNAPFFVTRFREAMFHFSSLFDMLETVVPREDRERMLIETEIFGREALNVIACEGWERVERPETYKQWQVRNLRAGFVQLPLDRGLVKRAGEKVRSGYHKDFVIDEDSRWLLQGWKGRTVYALSTWKPA; encoded by the coding sequence ATGCTTATGGAAGAAGACATGGAGGACAAGACTTGCATGCTTCAAGAGTCTTTGGAACTTCAAGCGGCTGAGAAGTCATTCTATGAGGTCCTTGGAAAGAAATATCCCCCTTCTCCAGAACTACACCAGGATTATGCCATTCAATATGGTGAGAGCCCAGGGGATAGTTTTTCTGGAACTGGGAGCAACTATATCACGAGTACTTGTAACAGTGGTGGCTATTTCGGTGACAATACCTTGATTCAAAGTCCAGATGGATATTTGTCTCAGTTAAAGGGTCTTCCAGCTTATAGCATTTCCCAATCACGTTATGGCTCTTCAACTAGGGTCAGTAGCCTGGATGGGCAGGTGGACTCTCCTAGTAGTTTTCATATGCCAGATTTGAATACCGAGAGCCAATCTGTTTGGCAGTTCAAGAAGGGGGTTGAGGAGGCTAGTAGATTTCTTCCTGGTGAGACTAAGTTGGTTGTTAACCTGGAGGCAAATGGGCTGTCGGCTCAAGCGCCAAAGGTCGGGACCAATGGTGAAGTTGTCAAGGTGGAGAAAAAGGATGAAGGAGAATATTCTCCTAGTGGATCAAGGGGAAGGAAGAATCTGTATAGGGAGGATGACGATGTAGAGGAATCAAGGAGTAGCAAGCAAGCAGCTGTTTCTACTGAATCTACTCTGCGGTCGGAGCTGTTCGATACTGTATTGCTTTCTAGCACCGGGGAGGGTCTGGAGCGCTTGGAATCTCTTCGCGAGGCCTTGCAGAATGGAATGAGCAAAAGCGTGGCACAGAATGGGCAATCCAAAGGATCAAATGGAGGGAAAGGTCGCGGTAAGAAACAAACTGGTAAAAAGGAGGTGGTGGATTTGAGAACCCTCCTAATCAGTTGTGCACAAGCAGTTGCAGCTGATGATCATAGAAGCGCAAATGAACTGCTAAAAAAGGTCAGACAGCATTCTTCTCCTTTTGGAGATGGGACTCAGAGACTTGCTCATTGCCTTGCTGATGGCCTTGAGGCACGCTTGGCTGGTACTGGTAGCCAGATTTGTAAAGCCCTTGTTAGCAAAAGAACCTCTGCTGCTGATTTCTTGAAAGCTTACCATCTATACCTTGCTGCATCCCCATTTAAGAAGATATCTAATTTTGTTTCAAACAAGACAATAATGAATCTAGCACAAAATGCGACAAGGGTCCATGTCATAGATTTCGGTATCCTTTATGGTTTCCAATGGCCCACCCTTATTCAACGTATTTCCTGGAGGGATGGTGGACCTCCAAGGCTTCGGATTACTGGAATTGAATTTCCCCAACCAGGATTTCGGCCAGCTGAGCGAGTTGAGGAAACAGGACGTCGTTTGGCAGCTTATGCTGAGAAGTTCAACGTGCCATTTGAGTACAATGCTATTGCAAAGAACTGGGATACCATTAAACTTGAGGAACTCAAGATTGACAGGGATGAGGTTCTTGTTGTGAACTTTTTATATCGGGGCAAGAACTTGCTTGATGAAAGTGTGGCTGTGGACAGTCCAAGAAACAGGGTTCTTGATTTGATAAGGAGAATTAATCCAGACCTTTTCATCCATGGAATTGTTAACGGGGCGTTCAATGCCCCCTTCTTTGTTACCAGGTTCCGAGAGGcaatgtttcatttttcttcactGTTTGATATGCTTGAAACTGTTGTACCCCGAGAGGACCGGGAGAGGATGTTAATTGAGACAGAGATCTTTGGCAGGGAGGCATTAAATGTTATAGCTTGTGAAGGATGGGAGCGGGTGGAAAGGCCAGAAACATACAAACAATGGCAAGTCCGTAACTTGAGGGCTGGGTTTGTGCAACTACCTTTAGACCGAGGGCTTGTGAAGAGGGCAGGTGAGAAAGTGAGATCTGGTTACCACAAGGATTTTGTCATTGATGAAGATAGCCGCTGGCTGTTGCAGGGATGGAAGGGACGAACTGTCTATGCCCTTTCTACTTGGAAACCTGCTTAA
- the LOC117631104 gene encoding UPF0161 protein At3g09310, producing MAVVMLVNHHKPLAITVQSQSQNPSFNSRKINPNQSHAWGARRRPIINGLNGDTESDPNNPQDKEVDNLGVKAALCVLKFYKREISPLLLNSCRYVPTCSEYSMQAYKKYGFAKGSVLTAWRICRCNPLGGTGYDPPRWFEETSLPEEE from the exons ATGGCGGTTGTTATGTTGGTTAACCACCATAAACCTCTGGCTATAACTGTCCAATCCCAATCGCAAAACCCTAGCTTCAATTCCCGCAAAATTAACCCCAATCAATCCCATGCCTGGGGGGCTCGCCGTCGCCCCATAATCAATGGACTGAATGGAGACACAGAATCCGACCCGAACAATCCACaag ATAAGGAAGTGGACAATTTGGGAGTTAAAGCTGCATTATGTGTGCTCAAATTCTACAAAA GGGAAATCTCACCTCTCTTACTGAATAGTTGCCGGTATGTCCCAACCTGCAGTGAGTACTCAATGCAAGCTTACAAGAAATATGGATTTGCAAAAGGTTCAGTCTTGACAGCTTGGCGAATCTGTCGTTGTAATCCCCTTG GTGGCACTGGATATGATCCTCCTCGATGGTTCGAAGAGACAAGTTTGCCTGAAGAAGAATAG